AGGATCGGGAAGCTGAAGATCACTAATTATCTCTGCAAACCTCGTCACTTCTGCATCCGGAAATGCAATATTCATTGCCTGCACTGTTTGAACAATATTTTCTCTGACAAGATCCGGTCTGTTTTTCAATAGGTTATTCACCCATTCCTTCTGTATTATTTTAGACCATTTAGGCTGAAACAATCTTGCATCAGCTAAACTCAGCAATAAGTCACGAACAGGCGCCGGATACAAAACATTCGCATCTAATACTGCAATCGTACCGATCGCTTTCATAACTCGTAACCAATATTGAGATCCTGCGCCTGGGAAGCTATAAAGTTTAGTTGCTTTTCCCGGATAGCTTTCTGAGCATGCTCGTAAAGTAAAAGATCTTCGAGGCTTACCCTACGGTGTGCCCCCACTTTTTTAAATGGAATCTTTCCCTGCTCTAACAATTTTACCAGGAATGGACGGGATACGCCAAGCAAATCGGCAGCTTCCTGTGTAGTTAGTTCTGCTTCTATGGGAGAAACCTGTACCGCTTTACCTTCAGCCATATTCTCCAACAAAAACTTTAAATACTGAACAACATATGGCGGGATTTCTACAGCTTCCATTTGCTCACTGACACTGGATTGAATAGAAAGATAAACACGGGGAATTTTCTTTTTCCCATTCATCTTATCTAACTCACTCATTGCTGCCTTCGCAAATTTTTGTTCAGCCCTTGTAGGCTTTTCCATTACTGTTTTCATACTGCCAAAATACGAAACATTCGAATTATTCGAAACAAACGAAAAACTATTTCTTTAATTACTTAACCTCACACCCTCCTCAAACCCGGAATCGTACCCGCAATAAATTAACAATCAACCATTCCCTGTGCCTATTGCCTTCAAATATAAAAGCGGCGCAATCGCTTGCTGCTGAAAAGCAGAAGGCAAAAATGTGCAGTTTGCCTTCAAATATAAAAGAGGGTGGGTCATAAATAAAAATAGCCGCTGAGAATTGCTTAAACGCGAACCCGGCTCCATCAGGTACCCGAATAAAACGAGGCCGTATCGTACTTATGATACGGCCTCGTTTATAAAAATTTCTATACTGGTTTCAGCATCTATTTTTTCAAAGGCACACTTACACCGATATTAGCTATCATTTCGTAACAGCCAAAGGTTTGGCTGGCTTTACCTTCGTAGACTTTCAGGTTGTAGTACCTGGCGCCTACCAGCTTGTTACAATATTCGAGGAAACCGTACTTGAAGAAAGTAGCCCTTACTGCTGCTTCACCACCAATCGCAAAACCGCCAAACTGGAAGCCCGCATCATTGGACTGATCGAAAATCGTATTCTCTACGTGCGGAATTACGATGCCCACACCACCTTTCAACAGCAACGAAAGATTGAACCACTTACTATTGAAATTAGACAGTTGTTTGCGGTGAACAAGGTTGAACAATAGAAAATTAGCCCCATTATTCAACTGGTAAGTCAGCTTCTGCGGATCGTTGTTGGGGATATAATAATCGACGTCCTTGTGATTCTGCGTGCCTTTGATATGCAGCAGCTGGTCGGGTTTTACCTGGTATTTGGTATGATCGAAGTTGATCTCAAAAGCCCAGTTGTCTTTGAAGAAATAACCTACCCGGTAGTTGTACTGGGGAATGCTGATGGCTTTGGTAAAAAGGCCATCATTCCATCCCGGCTTATCTGCTGCCAGTACTTTTACGAATTTGTAGTCGTTGCCAAGCGAAGGTTGTTTTACATGAATGGAGCTTGCCGTATACCATTCTTTGTTATATCCCCAGGAAACATAGAATTCCCCTTTTTTCCCTGGTTGAAACTGTTGGGAAAGGGATTGGTTCTGGGCCTGGGCCGAAGGGGTATGCCATGTAAAAGCAGCCAGCATACCAACGGCTGCCATAAGTACAGATCTGTTCATCTTTGGGTTGTTGAGCAATTAATGATTTAATGCTCTACAGTTGGTTGGGTTACAAAGTCTAATGCCGTAAAAACTACGACGAAACCAGTGCAAAGGTTTTACGCCGTTATGTTTTCAAGGCAGCAAAAGCGCGAACTAGCGAAACAGCAGTTCACAAGGTTTTAAGCCGGTATGTTTTTTAAAGGCAGCAGAAAAATGCGAGATAGAAGAGTAGCCGAGCATTGCTGAAACATCGGTTACGCTTAATCCTTTCTCATAGAGCAGGTATTTGGCATGCTCCATCCGCTGCTGCTGGTAAAAATCGAAAATGGTAGTTCCGAACACCTCTTTGAAACCTTTCTTGAGGTAACATTCGTTCATAGCCACTTTACGGCTTAGTTCTTTGATAGTAATGGGATCGCCAATATGACGAAGCAGTATTTCACGGGCCAGGTAAATACGCTCGCGGCCGGTTTCGTCGGCCAGGAACTTACAAACAAAGCCTTCTTCTTTTTCGTCGACCAGGCATTCGAGGCTGTACAACAGCAATTCATGCACTTTGGCGTTCACAAATATATTTTCCATGGCGCCGGCATAGCTATGATTTAAAAGAGCATCGAGGGAAACCCTTTTGCGGCTGCACACGGGGAAGATCTTGGTAAAGGAATGCGGATGCTTGAATGCCAGCACTTCATCTTTCCGGCTCACCAGTTTTACATTGTGTACAAACTGATGCAGGAAGGTGGCGGAAAAGTGGAACGAGAAAACGTCCACTGTTTCATGGCTGCCGCTGCAATTCTGCGTTGGCAATTCTGCACACTGGGAACAGCTTTTCTCGAAGCAATATTTGTTCGCCGTTGTACAGTAACGCAGTTCCAGGAAGTTTTCTTCCGGTTTCTGGTCGTTATAATGGTATACCAACATGCCCGTATCTTCACTCGTCCATTTCTGCTGGGCATAATATCTCCTGATCACATATTGAATGGAGCCGGGAATATGTTGTTCTTTAAGATGCAACAAGTTCATACTCGGTTCAATAGTATTCCTATGCGCTACTTTCAGTATATCCAAAACTTGTAACATGATTGCGCAAATTTAATGTATCTACATGTAACATTCGACGAGGTTACACCGGGTATACCCCATTTCTGGCAATAAAATGACGAAAAGAGGCCCATTGGGACAGGGGGAAGGGATATTTCCACATACTGTTCACAAACCTGTTAAAACGTCAGTTTAGGCAGGGTTTTTAGTTATAAACCCCTTAATTTTTCGTAGTTTTGCAGGCTCTCATTCTATAATAACATACAACTGTTCATATTTATATCTATCTATGAGTGAAGAAACGATGAACGTGGAAGCCCCTGTACAAAGTGGTTATGGTGCAGACAGCATTCAGGTGCTGGAAGGGCTGGAAGCGGTACGTAAAAGACCGGCCATGTATATTGGTGATGTGGGTGTTAAAGGTTTACATCACCTTGTGTATGAAGTAGTTGACAACTCTATTGACGAAGCCCTCGCCGGCTGGTGTAAAAATATTGAAGTTACTATCCATGAAGACAATTCCATCAGTGTTCAGGACGACGGGCGGGGTATCCCTACCGGCATGAACACCAAGGAACAAAAAAGCGCCCTGGAAATAGTAATGACAGTACTTCATGCCGGAGGTAAGTTTGATAAGAATACATATAAAGTTTCCGGTGGTTTGCATGGCGTGGGTGTGAGTTGCGTTAACGCATTGAGCACCGTACTGCATGTAACCGTACACCGCGAAGGAAAGATCTTTGAACAGGAGTACCGTACGGGCATTCCCCAGTATGATGTACGCGAAATAGGTGTCAGCGAGCTTACCGGCACAAAGGTACATTTCTGGCCTGACGGATCTATTTTCCAGACCACCCTCTACAATAAGGACATTCTTGAAGGCCGTTTGAGAGAACTGGCTTTTCTTAATAAGAAGATCAGCATTACCCTTACCGACCTGCGTGAAAAAGACGAACAGGGTAATGTTTATGTAAAAAACTTCTACAGCGAAGGCGGTATTGTTGAATTCGTAGAATTGCTGGATGCCAACGGGAAACGCACACCGCTGATACCTAGCACCTTATATGTAGAAGGACATGATGCCAACAGTAATGTCGCCGTTGAGGTTGCCATGACCTACAACGATGATTTCAAGGAGCATATCTTCTCGTACGTTAACAATATCAATACTATAGAAGGTGGTACGCACGTTACCGGTTTCCGCCAGGCGCTGACGAGGGTGTTTAAATCGTATGGCGACAAACAGGGTCTTTTTGAAAAGGCCAAGGTGGAAATTGAGGGTGACGACTTCCGGGAAGGTTTAAGCGCCATTGTTTCGGTAAAAGTGCCGGAGCCACAGTTTGAGGGTCAAACCAAGACCAAACTGGGTAACAGCGATGTTAGCGGTATTGTGCAAACCACGGTAGCTGCTGCACTGCAAAATTACCTGGAAGAGAATCCCAAGGAGGCTAAAAACGTTATTTCCAAGATCATATTGGCGGCCCAGGCCCGTGTTGCGGCTAAAAAAGCACGCGAGATGGTACAACGCAAAACCGTTTTAACCGGTGGCGGCTTACCTGGCAAGCTGGCAGACTGTTCGGAACGTGATCCGGAACGTTGCGAATTATACCTTGTGGAAGGTGATTCGGCAGGTGGAACGGCTAAGCAAGGCCGTGACAGGAGCCACCAGGCTATCCTGCCGCTTCGGGGTAAAATCCTTAACGTAGAAAAGGCTATGGAGCATAAAATCTACGAAAACGAGGAAATCCGCAACATTTTCACTGCCATGGGTGTTACAATTGGAACGCCTGAAGATCCTAAAGAACTGAACTTAAGCAAATTACGCTACCATAAGCTGATCATCATGACGGATGCCGACGTGGATGGCTCGCATATTGCTACGTTGATCCTAACGTTTATTTTCCGTTATATGAAGGCCCTGGTAGAGCAAGGCCACGTTTACCTGGCGCAGCCGCCGCTGTACCTGATTAAAAAGGGTAAAGAACAGGCATACGCCTATAACGAGGTACAAAGGAAAGAGCTGGTAGATCGCATCTCCGGCGGTAAAGAAGACAGTGTCACGATTCAGCGATATAAAGGTCTTGGTGAAATGAATGCCGATCAGTTATGGGAAACAACCATGGATCCGGCCCGCAGAACGCTGAAAAAGGTAACTATAGAGAGCTTGGCTGTTGCTGATGGCGTATTCAGCATGCTCATGGGCGATGAAGTTGCTCCCCGCAGGGAGTTTATTGAAACGCACGCCAAATACGCCAAAATCGATGCTTAATACTGCTTATGCGGTATGGCATTCTTTTGGAAAACAGCCTATTTTTACTAATTTTTTAAAATCAAAGACAAATGGACACATCAAAAATGATCAAGGCATATTGCTTAAAGACTAAGGAGAAAGATGTTCCCTTACAGGATGCAGTGATTTCTAAAACAGCTAAAGGCGGTTATATTGCTAAAGGTCATGATGGCAAGGGTAATAAAATGAGTGCTATCCTGGGTGAAGCAAAAGCGCTTCAGGCAATCGCTGACGGCGTAGCCAAGAAAGACTTCTAGTCTCGGGGCAGACACACAACTTTATAGAAAAGCGGCTGTATCTTTTCAGATGCAGCCGCTTTTTTTATTCTTGCTTTTGCTAAAGATTGCTAAAAAAAGAAACATTTTTAAAGAAGCTTTTGAGAAGCTTTAAAGATGCTTTTAGGATGCTTTAAGACAGCCTTTTCAAAATCGCCGCTTTTTTTAGCAATCTTTAGCAAAAACGGTGAAAATATTTTCTATTGCTTATCGCCTATCACTCCTTTTTTCATCAGATCCAGGAAACGATGCATATCGTTCATGTCTTTGATATCATCGACCACCAGCAGGAAGTTTTTAGCAGATTGCTTTAACCGCGCCTTATTGGTTCCTGTTTGCAAATACTGAAGAATATTTTTAAAGAGATCGGATTCAAAATAAGGAGAATCGTTCTTGTTGATAAAGTAACAACGCAACGTATCCTCTTTCAGCGCCATTTTCTCGAATCCCAATGATACTGCCAGCCAGCGGCAGCGCACCGTTGTGAACAGGTCATCTACCGATTGGGGCATGGGACCAAACCTGTCGAGCAACTCCTGGTGGAAAGCCTGCAATTCTTCGTCCTTTTCGCAGTTATCGAGACGTGTGTACAAAGACAGCCGTTCTGTAATGCTTTCTACATAAGAGTCGGGGATAAGCACTTCAAGGTCGGTATCGATGGTACAATCGCTGACGAAGTCATCCTGTTTGCTGATCTCTTCTTTGAACAGCTCTTTAAACGAAGTCCGTTTCAGTTCCCTGATGGCCTCGTCGAGGATCTTCTGGTACATTTCGAAGCCTATATCGGCCATGAAGCCGCTTTGTTCACCACCGAGCATATTACCTGCGCCACGGATATCGAGGTCGCGCATTGCTATCTGGAAGCCGCTGCCGAGGTCGCTGAACTGCTCGAGCGTTTGTAAACGCTTGCGGGAATCGGTAGGCAAAGTACTTACCGGCGGCGCCAGCAGGTAACAGAATGCTTTCCTGTTACTGCGTCCTACCCTGCCTCTCAACTGGTGCAGGTCGCTTAAGCCAAAGTGATGCGCATTGTTGATAATAATGGTATTCACATTTGCGATGTCGACGCCGCTTTCCACAATATTGGTACAGATGAGGACATCATATTTACGGTCGATAAAGTCGAGGATCCGTTCTTCGAGTTCTGCGCCGTCCATTTGACCGTGTGCATAGGAGATACTCAGGTCGGGGCATAAAGCCTGTATGAGGCCGGCCATTTCCTTTAATCCCTGTACCCGGTTATGAATAAAGAACACCTGTCCTCCGCGCTCCGTTTCAAAGTAGATGGCATCTCTGATGACATCCTGGTTAAACACCTGGATTTCCGTTTGAACGGGCTGGCGGTTGGGCGGCGGGGTATTGATGATACTGAGGTCGCGCGCTCCCATAAGAGAGAACTGCAGTGTACGTGGTATGGGTGTGGCTGTAAGGGTCAGGCAATCCACATTCGTTTTCATGGTTTTCAGCTTCTCCTTGTGCGCCACGCCAAACTTCTGCTCTTCGTCGATGACCATTAATCCCAGGTCTTTGAACTTCACTTCTTTCCCCAGCACGCCATGTGTACCAACGAGGATATCGATCTTACCTTCTTCGAGGCGCTTCAGCGTTTCTTTCTTTTCTTTCGAAGATTTAAAACGGTTGATGAAGTCGACTGTTACGGGGAAGTCTTTCAGCCTTTCTTTAAACGTTTTGTAGTGCTGGAAAGCAAGGATGGTTGTAGGCACCAGTACGGCGGCCTGTTTGCCATCGACAACCGTTTTGAAGGCGGCTCTTATGGCAACTTCGGTTTTACCGAATCCAACGTCGCCACAAACCAGGCGGTCCATAGGTGAAGGCTGCTCCATATCCCTTTTCACATCTTCGCTGGCTTTAGCCTGGTCGGGTGTGTCTTCGTATACAAACGAAGCTTCGAGCTCGGTTTGCATATAGTTGTCAGGCGTATGTGCAAAGCCTTGCTGCGCCTTTCTCTGAGCGTATAATTGAATCAGGTCGAAGGCTATTTCCTTCACCTTCGCCTTTGTTTTTTCTTTCAGTTTACTCCAGACCTCGCTGCCCAGTTTATTTACTTTGGGCACAGTACCTTCTTTACCTGTGAACTTGGAGATCTTGTGGAGTGAGTTGATGTTTACATACAGGATGTCGTTATCCTTATACAGGATACGCACCATTTCCTGCACCTTACCATTGGTTTCAATTTTCTGCAAACCGCTGTAGGTACCCACACCATGGTCGATATGTGTTACATAATCGCCCGGCTGCAATTCACGCAGTGTTTTAAGCGTGATTGCCTTGTTCTTGTTAAAGGCCTGTTTTACGCGGTATTTATGATAACGCTGGAAGATCTGGTGATCGGTATAACAAACCACCTTAAGATCGTGGTCGATGAAGCCGCTGTGGATAGAAGTGGCTACCGGAACAAACTGCAGCTCGGTATTGAGATCGGTGAAAATAGTATTCAGCCGTTCGAGCTGCCGTGCCTGTTCGGCAAACAGGTAGATGGTGTATTTATTGGTTTCATGTGATTTGAGATCCCTGATCAGGAGATCGAACTGGCGATTGAAAGAAGGCTGCGGTTTGGTATTGAATTCAATTTCAAAAGTCGCCAGTTGCGGCTTGTATCCTATTTCAATCACCTGCCTTTGCTTTAACTGGCGCTCTATGGTTGCTGCGGGAACGAAATCGTGCAGGGATACTTCCTTCAGTATTTTGGTATCGTCTTCATCGTCCTGCACATCGGGTGCGGGTTCGTTACCGGCGGCTTCCATTCTTTGCAGGTACAGCCCCAGGTCTTCTTCCTGCTGACTGATCTTTTCTTTGATCACATCCCAGTCGTCGAGCCAAACCATCATATTTTCGGGCAGGAACTCGAGCAGGGTCACTTTTTCACCTGTCGTGAACTGTGTTTCAATATTCGGGATGATACTTACCTGCAGCAGTTTGCGTTCGCTCAACTGTGTTTCGGGATCGAAGATCCGGATACTGTCCACTTCGTTACCAAAAAGCTCTACACGGTAGGGTTTATCATTACCAAACGAGTAGATGTCGAGAATGCCGCCCCGTACTGCAAACTGGCCCGGTTCATATACAAAGTCGGTACGGACGAAGCCATACATTACGAACAATTCGAGCAGTCCATCAACATTCAGGGTATCATTTGCTTTTATCTGGATGATATTACCGCTGAGTGTTTCGGGCAGCACCACCTTTTCGAACAGGGCTTCGGGGTAGGTGATGATCATTTTACGATTACCGCCGGCTGCAAGCCTCGTCAATGCTTCGGTACGAAGCATTACATGAGAACTGTTGAGCAGTTTAAAGTTCTTCCTGTTTTTAAACGAAGAGGGGAAATAGAACAGGTCGATGGCCCCGGTCAGGTTTTCGATCGTATTGTGGAAATATGCCGCTTCTTCGGCATCGTTCAGGACCACGAGGTGATTCAGCTTTTTGGTTTGCTCAAGCTGGAAAATAGCACCAAGCAAAAATTCGCGACTACTACCTTGTAAATTCTTTAGGAAAACCGGCTGTTTTGTGTTTTCCGGATGATCAGCGGCAAAAGCCAGCCTGTCCGCCAACTGTAAAAGGCGGGGGGATTGTTTGTACAGCTCCAACAACGCACTAAGATTCATAAACGGGAGCAAAGATAAAAATAAAAAACGCAGCCCGGATAGGAAAATACGCCCATATCTCCTATTGAGCTGCGTTCGACAAAGAGTATGCAATACTAACTGTCAAGCTCTTATCTAGTTACGTATTGCAGCAGGGTCTGATGCAAATATAGTATGAGCGCATAGCAGGGAAAATAGACCCCAGGGTCTGATTTTATGAGACCATTAAATCCATCATATTTGCATATGAAGTTTCTGCGGCTTAAAGTGTTTTTGATCATACTATCGGTGCTGTTCATAGCGGCACCGGGCAAGGCAGATACTTTACGTTTATCTCAACCTGAACAGCTTGCAGCGCCGCTGTCGCTTACCCCCTATCTGCAGGTAATGGAAGATTCGCTGCATCTTTACTATCTGGGAGCTATAGAATCGCATCCGCAATGGTTTCGCCCTTATAACCGTTTTCAGAGTCATCATCCCCGCAGCACCTACTGGCTGAAGATGGAAATAGCGACAGACAATTTATGGCAACCCGAATCCCTTGCCCTGGCTTTCGAGAATATAAGCCTGGTTGATCTTTATTTTTCTCATTCCAATGAGCCTTACCAACACCAGCAGGCAGGTATATTCCGGCCGGCCAGCGCCATCAGTCCCGATGACAGCCGCACTTTTTTTTCTTTCCGGCTCCAGGCAGGCAAACACTACACAATTTTCCTTAAAGTATTACATGAAAAAGGATATAAGCCGGAACTACTATTCAAGCTCCAGCAAAAGGAAGGATACCTCCGGACCTTACAACGAAAAATACTTTCGGATAGCCTTACATTCGGCGCATTGATCATATTTCTGCTATATACCCTGCTTTCGTGGATAGTAAGCCGTTTCAGGCCTTATGGCTGGTTATCGCTGATGATTGCCGGTACTGCCTTATATAGCCTTAGTATGAATGGTTACTTTATAGACCTGTGCTTTCCGGAACATCCCGCTACAGGGTGGCTATTTAACCTGCCGTTTATACAGATCGCCTTTTTAGCTGTATTTCTGCTGATGATGGATTTCTGGCAGATAAAAACTGCCGCTCCCAAGCTATATAAATACGGTATGGCAGGTATGTACCTGATGATTGCATTTGCAATAGCAAAAAATATCATGCTCGCCGTCACCAACGACTACAGGCTGGGCAATATACTCGTAGCCTGTTCCTTTCCCATACCTGGTTTCTTTTTCGCTTATGCGATATGGCATTGCTGGAATCATCTCAACCATGCCCAACGTTTCCTGGCATATGGGATCATCTTATTTGGCGTATCGGCGATAGCAGTGATTACGGTAGTAATGGTAATGCACGAACAGGCTATTACCATCAACCCCTACATCTCCAATTTCACCGTACTCATTGTGGTACTGCTCTTTTCTATTGGTTTGAAAGAAGAGCTTCGTCAATCGGAGATCAAGCGGAATGCCTCATTGCAAAGACTTGCACTTTTACAAAAACTTCAGAATGATTCACTTGAAAAAAAGGTAGCGGAAAGAACAGAGCAGCTGGTAGCGCGTAATGCCCGTATTGAAACGCTTATCAATGAGCTACACCACCGGGTAAAAAATAACCTGCAATTATTATACAGTCTAAACCAATTACAGCTGCCCATTGTGTTGGACAGCAAGGCGCAGGACATCCTGAAAAGCAATATATCGAAGATCAAAGCCATGATCCTCGTTAACCAGAAGCTTTACCAGTTTGATGATATCAGTTCGGTAAACCTGAAAGAATTTATTGAGGAGCTCTCAGCCTATTCGGAACGCATTTATGATACCAAAGGCACTGTTCGTACCAGTCTTTCGCTACCTGATGATATTACTATGGATGCTTCGCACATTCTTAGTTTCGGGCTTATTGTAGCGGAGTTACTCACCAATGCTTACAAGTATGCTTTTGCCAATACGCAGGAGCCACTGATCCGAATGAGCATAACCCCCATTACGGAGCATACCATCCAGTTCGTGTTTTCGGACAACGGGCCGGGTATGCCTGCGGGCCGTGAAAATGTATCGATGGGTGTTCCACTGATAAAAGATCTTTCCCGCCAATTAAATGCGACGGTAGAAATTCGCAATGACAACGGATTAATGTATACATTTACGCTGGCCGTTTAACTTTATGCTACCCGTTTGTAACTCTATATGCGAATCCTTATCATTGAAGACGAGATCATTATCGCCCGGTTTATGGAACAACAGTTAAGATCACATTTTAACTGCGAGATCCGGATAGCACTATCAACCGCCGAGGCTGCGCTCGAAATGGAACAATATTCCCCCCATCTCCTGCTATGCGATATCAATCTTAATGAAGACCAGAATGGCATTGAGCTGATAGCGAACCTGCAGAAGCATTACCTGTTCGAGGTCATCTTCATTACTTCGTACCAGTCGAAAGGCATTATTGAAGATGCGGCCCTTACCAAGCCTGCCAATTATATCATTAAACCTGTTGACGAAGTACAGTTATATGCCGGTGTACAGCTGGTGCTCACCCGTTTGAACGGCAATCCGCCTTCCGGCAAAAAGCAGCCTTCCGCCACCAATGTGCTCAATCATACGGAAAGGGAGATCATAAAACTCATTGCTCAGAAGAAAACGACCAAGGAAATTGCCCAGATGTTATTTCTGAGTCCGCATACCATTAAGAACCACCGCCATAATATCTGCCGCAAGCTGGAGCTTGATGACGAAAATAATGCCCTGCTTACATGGGTGTTACAGCAGAATATCGATGGGGATGCGCGATGGTAGCGCTTAGAGCCGTGAACGGCAGCGCGGTGGAATGGCAGCGCGGTGGAATGGCAGATGATGCAATGCCGGAAGGAAGTATATAAACTAATAAGGGGCTGACCATTACTTTTGGTCAGCCCCTTATTAGTTTATTGCTGAGGATACTTAGAATGTTTCTTTCAGTACCAGGTCTTTGATCTTATCGATATGGATACGTTCCTGGGTCATGCTATCGCGGTAGCGGATGGTTACCGTTTGATCTTCTTTGGTCTGGTGATCTATGGTAACACAGAACGGGGTGCCGATGGCATCCTGGCGGCGGTAGCGTTTACCGATGGCATCTTTTTCTTCGTAGAAACACCTGAAGAAAGGTTTACAGCTGTCGACCAGTTCTTTGGCAATTTCAGGCAGGCCGTCTTTCTTGGTTAAAGGCAGAACGGCCAGTTTTACCGGCGCCAGTTTGGCGGGCAGGTTCAATACCACGCGGCTGTCGGTGCTGCCGTCTTCCTTGGTAAGGGTTTCTTCGTTATAAGCATTAGAGAGTATGAGGAGGAACATACGATCGAGGCCGATAGATGTTTCAATGACATAAGGCACGTAGTTACCATAAGGTTTGCCTTCTTCATTGAGGTCGGTATCGAAATACTGCATCTTTTTACGGCTGTACTGCTGATGCTGTGTAAGGTCGAAATCGCTGCGGGAGTGGATACCTTCCACTTCTTTAAAGCCAATGGGGAAGTTGAATTCGATATCGCAGGCTTCCTTGGCATAGTGGGCCAGTTTCACGTGATCGTGGAAGCGGTATTTAGCGGGGTCGATGCCCAGGCTCAGGTGCCATTTCAATCGTGCGTCTTTCCAGTATTGGTACCATTCGCCTTCTGTGCCGGGGCGCACGAAGAACTGCATTTCCATTTGTTCGAACTCGCGCATTCTGAAGATGAACTGGCGGGCAACGATCTCGTTACGGAAAGCTTTACCGGTTTGTGCAATACCGAAGGGCACTTTCATACGCGCCGTTTTCTGCACATTCAGGAAATTCACAAAGATACCCTGAGCGGTTTCGGGACGCAGGTAGATGGTTTCGGCATCGCCAGCTACGGAGCCCAGTTTTGTATCGAACATCAGGTTAAACTGACGGATC
The Filimonas effusa genome window above contains:
- a CDS encoding helix-turn-helix domain-containing protein, with the protein product MKTVMEKPTRAEQKFAKAAMSELDKMNGKKKIPRVYLSIQSSVSEQMEAVEIPPYVVQYLKFLLENMAEGKAVQVSPIEAELTTQEAADLLGVSRPFLVKLLEQGKIPFKKVGAHRRVSLEDLLLYEHAQKAIREKQLNFIASQAQDLNIGYEL
- a CDS encoding helix-turn-helix domain-containing protein gives rise to the protein MLQVLDILKVAHRNTIEPSMNLLHLKEQHIPGSIQYVIRRYYAQQKWTSEDTGMLVYHYNDQKPEENFLELRYCTTANKYCFEKSCSQCAELPTQNCSGSHETVDVFSFHFSATFLHQFVHNVKLVSRKDEVLAFKHPHSFTKIFPVCSRKRVSLDALLNHSYAGAMENIFVNAKVHELLLYSLECLVDEKEEGFVCKFLADETGRERIYLAREILLRHIGDPITIKELSRKVAMNECYLKKGFKEVFGTTIFDFYQQQRMEHAKYLLYEKGLSVTDVSAMLGYSSISHFSAAFKKHTGLKPCELLFR
- the gyrB gene encoding DNA topoisomerase (ATP-hydrolyzing) subunit B, whose protein sequence is MSEETMNVEAPVQSGYGADSIQVLEGLEAVRKRPAMYIGDVGVKGLHHLVYEVVDNSIDEALAGWCKNIEVTIHEDNSISVQDDGRGIPTGMNTKEQKSALEIVMTVLHAGGKFDKNTYKVSGGLHGVGVSCVNALSTVLHVTVHREGKIFEQEYRTGIPQYDVREIGVSELTGTKVHFWPDGSIFQTTLYNKDILEGRLRELAFLNKKISITLTDLREKDEQGNVYVKNFYSEGGIVEFVELLDANGKRTPLIPSTLYVEGHDANSNVAVEVAMTYNDDFKEHIFSYVNNINTIEGGTHVTGFRQALTRVFKSYGDKQGLFEKAKVEIEGDDFREGLSAIVSVKVPEPQFEGQTKTKLGNSDVSGIVQTTVAAALQNYLEENPKEAKNVISKIILAAQARVAAKKAREMVQRKTVLTGGGLPGKLADCSERDPERCELYLVEGDSAGGTAKQGRDRSHQAILPLRGKILNVEKAMEHKIYENEEIRNIFTAMGVTIGTPEDPKELNLSKLRYHKLIIMTDADVDGSHIATLILTFIFRYMKALVEQGHVYLAQPPLYLIKKGKEQAYAYNEVQRKELVDRISGGKEDSVTIQRYKGLGEMNADQLWETTMDPARRTLKKVTIESLAVADGVFSMLMGDEVAPRREFIETHAKYAKIDA
- the mfd gene encoding transcription-repair coupling factor, whose protein sequence is MNLSALLELYKQSPRLLQLADRLAFAADHPENTKQPVFLKNLQGSSREFLLGAIFQLEQTKKLNHLVVLNDAEEAAYFHNTIENLTGAIDLFYFPSSFKNRKNFKLLNSSHVMLRTEALTRLAAGGNRKMIITYPEALFEKVVLPETLSGNIIQIKANDTLNVDGLLELFVMYGFVRTDFVYEPGQFAVRGGILDIYSFGNDKPYRVELFGNEVDSIRIFDPETQLSERKLLQVSIIPNIETQFTTGEKVTLLEFLPENMMVWLDDWDVIKEKISQQEEDLGLYLQRMEAAGNEPAPDVQDDEDDTKILKEVSLHDFVPAATIERQLKQRQVIEIGYKPQLATFEIEFNTKPQPSFNRQFDLLIRDLKSHETNKYTIYLFAEQARQLERLNTIFTDLNTELQFVPVATSIHSGFIDHDLKVVCYTDHQIFQRYHKYRVKQAFNKNKAITLKTLRELQPGDYVTHIDHGVGTYSGLQKIETNGKVQEMVRILYKDNDILYVNINSLHKISKFTGKEGTVPKVNKLGSEVWSKLKEKTKAKVKEIAFDLIQLYAQRKAQQGFAHTPDNYMQTELEASFVYEDTPDQAKASEDVKRDMEQPSPMDRLVCGDVGFGKTEVAIRAAFKTVVDGKQAAVLVPTTILAFQHYKTFKERLKDFPVTVDFINRFKSSKEKKETLKRLEEGKIDILVGTHGVLGKEVKFKDLGLMVIDEEQKFGVAHKEKLKTMKTNVDCLTLTATPIPRTLQFSLMGARDLSIINTPPPNRQPVQTEIQVFNQDVIRDAIYFETERGGQVFFIHNRVQGLKEMAGLIQALCPDLSISYAHGQMDGAELEERILDFIDRKYDVLICTNIVESGVDIANVNTIIINNAHHFGLSDLHQLRGRVGRSNRKAFCYLLAPPVSTLPTDSRKRLQTLEQFSDLGSGFQIAMRDLDIRGAGNMLGGEQSGFMADIGFEMYQKILDEAIRELKRTSFKELFKEEISKQDDFVSDCTIDTDLEVLIPDSYVESITERLSLYTRLDNCEKDEELQAFHQELLDRFGPMPQSVDDLFTTVRCRWLAVSLGFEKMALKEDTLRCYFINKNDSPYFESDLFKNILQYLQTGTNKARLKQSAKNFLLVVDDIKDMNDMHRFLDLMKKGVIGDKQ